Genomic segment of Hylaeus volcanicus isolate JK05 chromosome 6, UHH_iyHylVolc1.0_haploid, whole genome shotgun sequence:
GCAATTGTAACCTTTCTTGCCTTCTGTTGCAAAGGAACGTGCCGAAAAGCTGCGAATACGTATGCTGTGCTAATTTTACCTGAAATTAATCGAGTCTGTGTTAATCGGTGTTAACGAAACGGAATCGGCAcgtatttcaaacatttgtgTACGTACGggtaaaagaataaaagtagTAAACATGAACTACGTCAATATACTCACGAGATACGCCGGAGACATCTGAAaactacacttaaattttaggATTAACTGGTGTACACAGTCGAGCCACTGCAAAAATACCGGACATCGTTCATTCGGATCTTCACAGCCAACTGTTTGTCCGCAACGATCCGCGAATTTATGTCCAAAGTCTAACCATTCTCTCTCGCATAAGATTTGGAAACCCTACCGACGATAAAACAGAGTAAAGAAATGACTGTCCAGTAACGAACAAAAAGAGAAAGTGGGAGTACCTTCGGCATACCTCCATAGTTCGGTAATACGGATCAAGGAGGATCTGCGCTAAAGTGACTATCTGAGGCGTTCTATCCCAGCCATCGCTACAATGTACCAAAACCGGTCGACCATCCCTTTCTATCGCGGATGCTACAGTCACCGCTGCACGTAATAATCCAGACATGTGTTGTAACCACCGCGTTCCTTCTAAAAGACTGAGCCAGCtgcaaaacgaaagaaaattattcatcaGAAATACACCTCCATAAAGctcatcaaataaatatactcaATTCTCTTTTTACATGGTTACGATTTCACACGGTCCAGGAAAAGGagtctataaatatttaatatgttttcttAATACATTAGGGAGGTCGATAATTAAATCTTGAAATTCTGGTCAAGTCATTCTCCGAAATCTTTTCCGCCAATATGAAGATTGCGTATAATCTGACCTCTAAGCGTTACATCGATACTCGCTGTATGTTTCCTTGGAAAGAAACAACTGTGACAAATTGGCTGCACGATTCAATTTACCGATTACTCGATTTaccgaaactttttttccgaTTCCTGAACATTATACTACAAATCTTCTATTTTGGCATAAgcaatattacttttttatttacactgcTTTTTTACACAATGCTCTTTGAAACATATATACTGTGTAAAAAGAGAATTGAATGTATGATCTACATGAAGTGtataacgaaacgaaatattcgTTTACTTGGGTTGATCCATGTCCGACGCGCAAAGCTGCCTCAACGCGTGAAAGCTCTTCCGTATAGAATGAATGTTTGGTAAATTCATGAATTGTATATCGCAACTGGGATAATATTCAGGACATTCGCAACCACCACCGCGCGCTCTATTCGCCACAGCGGTTGTGTACGACCTGGCGTCCACGATCAAGACTTTCTGCAAGTAATGCATTACAATTCAAAAGAACATCGAACGTTTTAAATTCGTTCGTAATTCCTTTTCATCGATTTCTAATGAATACCGAGTCTCTTCTAAACTACAGTCAAATAATAACTTGGTTAAATACTTGATACCCACTTTGGTATTATTTGTTGTGGTACCATCGACACCAGCATTGGGATAAATACTGGGAGAATCCACCATCGTCAATTCACCTTTGTCATAGGAACATGAATGTGAAAGGGCCTTCAAGAGGGCCTCATCTTCTGGACTTCGCCAGCCAAGCCAACCAACTTCTGGTTGACTACTTCGAGCTAAAACTGCACCATTATTCACAtgtctacaaaataaaagtattgaCATTGAAggaaacataattattttagaagaatatgaaagttattttcttataatacCTCCAAACAACAGCAGGAATTCGACGAGAACTACGAAACTTGGCCGCCTTGTCCAGAATAACATCGGAAATGCAAGCAGGAACCAGAAGCAGTGGTGGATATGATGGACACATTCGataatctttattaatttgaCTAATACGCCATGTACcatgcaaattaaatttcagtcGTTCCACCTACGAAGTAACACAAAGGTAATTGTATTTGTCGAAATTGCAATATAATGTATGAGTTACTTACCTCTGAGTTAAAAGTAGCGGTATAGGAAGTAGTATCCTTTCCAAGTTTAGAAAAATCTTTGCCCTCCTCAATGGACCAAGCATAGTATGCAAAAGCAAATATATCTTCTATGCTCTTAGGTGGATAAGTCACTTTATGTAGTCGCTTATACCACTCTAAACAGTGTTCATTCGTGGAAAAGGCACAgctgaaacattgaaatagtaatagtttaatatcacaagaaaatttatagaaGAAAGCATTGTTTATTTAAGCAGAATAATTAGGGAATAATGTACCTTAGGGAACGTGCATCCTTACAACCAATATGTAAGAAGAAGATCTCTTTAACCTCCAGCTGTTCTATTAAACCCAGTGGGATATTGTAGCATGTTTGACTCAATTGTAAGTAAAGTCTGTAATTAGAAAGAGCCAACACCCCATCTGATGTACGTCCAAGTGCTACAATGGATTCTCCACTCAAAGGCGTAAATGGTATTGTAAGTGTTTCATCTTCACATTCAAGATGTGTATGCTTTGGAAACAATTCCGAAACATGTAAATGACACATAGATTGCAAACTTGTTGGCTCTTCGGAACTCTCCATCTCTGCTCTGTGACATATCATTTAGAAACTTCATTATTCTTTTTGATTGTAAGAAACTTAATTTGTAAGTTTATGACTAGATTACtcaaatttctcaaattagaTTGCATGCTTTTACTAGTCTGTGTACATCAAAGTACATATTACATATCATtgcaaatttacaaataaatactgCAACATATTGGCATACATTAAGTATtatgttgaaaatgttttcagtACTATCCTTTCACACAATTGAAGTAGATAAGTAACTAATAGTTGGCAAGAATCATCTTACTATGAGAAGTATTATTAAATGGTTAATAACAAAAACTATTATAGAATTCTGTATGGCATGATTACATACCCAAGCgattaaaaagttaaaaaaaggattcaattttcaaaagaatgGAAGTAATCAACTTTAATCAATGAAAAAGTTTTAGTTTAGAGAAAGTCAACCACcaacttatttttaaacataaaagatGATATAATGTTTTATAGATACATGAGCATTGTTTatctcaaaatttttttaagtaattccACTTACAAAAATCTTTATATCTAATATAACAACAACACAAAACAAATTACTTGCATTGTTAAACAATatcatacttttattattgcaCACATACTACCAATTGCAGTGCAATCTCCAAATACAAATCTCATTTAATATGTTTGGTTACAATAGAGGAAAAGATTGAGAAAACATTGCATTACAAATAAAACTTAAAGGAATTGTTTACAAAGGGATAAATAAGATGATGACTCTGAAATGATAAGAAACAAGTCTATTCCAGGCCAAACATAATAAAAGATGATCCGAAGAAAACTTGATTCCAACTAAATATTAGTTGGTACTACTTTTTGAGCTTacgtaaatgtaaaaaacTGATCGTGCCAATACTTGTGATCAATTTGAAAGTAGCCATAACACAtacttgtattattattttgttgtcgaatatgcaaaaatatatttttttcttttcattatgCTTGAATACAAGATAATAAAGTTACATTGCGGTGAAAATCAAATATGTAGGTACGTAGATTTTTTTCACGTCTATAACTGGTTTTATTCCAAGAGTCGTTCTGTGCCAATACTTATGTTCGACATGGTACTTATCCGCAACCACACGCGGCACTACTAATTCTACGTGTGATTCGATTACAGACGATTGTCGGACTAAACGAAATTATACGCAACGTCAAGAACAACAGAAACGTTAAAATGCACAAGCAAAACATTTCCGAACAGGGCAATCGCGAACCCAGTAATCATTTCTGGTAAACAATTATAGCCAAGCGAGCGACAATGTCTTACCTTGGACTGCAAAATTTCTCCGCGATGGGCGATATCCGATGACCGTTCTGATACCTCATACAAAATCCATAGACAGTCGTTTACACAAGAAACGGTATAAGGACATTACTCGACAAAGAGGCCATCCATTACCCCCCGTAAAGAAAACAAAGCGATGCCGTTGATTTCGATTTTGTCGAGTTATGTAGATGTTTTAGATTCTTCAGCACGTACGCAGATAGCTTACTGGATGAATGACTCCATAACTAATCTCACGCGAGTCCAATTCAAACACGATTACTTTTCGTTACGATGGTTCACGAAAATGGCTAGCATCGCGGCACACAACATCCACCAAACGAAACGATTCCTTTTCTC
This window contains:
- the LOC128877849 gene encoding myotubularin-related protein 3, which gives rise to MRYQNGHRISPIAEKFCSPRAEMESSEEPTSLQSMCHLHVSELFPKHTHLECEDETLTIPFTPLSGESIVALGRTSDGVLALSNYRLYLQLSQTCYNIPLGLIEQLEVKEIFFLHIGCKDARSLSCAFSTNEHCLEWYKRLHKVTYPPKSIEDIFAFAYYAWSIEEGKDFSKLGKDTTSYTATFNSEVERLKFNLHGTWRISQINKDYRMCPSYPPLLLVPACISDVILDKAAKFRSSRRIPAVVWRHVNNGAVLARSSQPEVGWLGWRSPEDEALLKALSHSCSYDKGELTMVDSPSIYPNAGVDGTTTNNTKKVLIVDARSYTTAVANRARGGGCECPEYYPSCDIQFMNLPNIHSIRKSFHALRQLCASDMDQPNWLSLLEGTRWLQHMSGLLRAAVTVASAIERDGRPVLVHCSDGWDRTPQIVTLAQILLDPYYRTMEGFQILCEREWLDFGHKFADRCGQTVGCEDPNERCPVFLQWLDCVHQLILKFKCSFQMSPAYLVKLAQHTYSQLFGTFLCNRRQERLQLRIRERTFSVWRFLNSSSFVNHLYSPLKNQVLWPSCNVRDLVLWSEVYLGSTESSLDIRDDKQRVTMIDIEGGESDEPQRQMTKTRSYGDLMHTSNHSAYLHRRLSDPTITVETKFDSLTLDAETVENVANDDTECKTENEEKNMPENEDVSKQCNTTSKFSNDSPANPSVDSSTDTLIPSNDSLLGTTSINNETSQKNSPQDIVSPWIETNANGRAVCSCNRNYNHNLNEGSDVSDTNAPLISRTPSSVCPASPTRQDTLPENLDRLDDVDGLPVVHCDVQMRVQQIIVEHKLKEEALRKELHTTRLALIKQVCNHNADTDRIDDIGSLPDSVGSAGDHGESLPSDMSWEAVEELGPAPTLWVPDHAVNRCMGCDTEFWLGRRKHHCRCCGKIFCADCSENSTPLPSEQLYNPVRVCSDCFSRIHRHTSPCQCNARHQNKGENDSEITSNSENLMTCQRPKRLNVTKDSCCDNLMQIAHQKSQPPVTAATAN